The region GCCTTCTACGCCAGCCGCTCGCGCATCATCCGCTCGCCCGTCGAGTTCCTGGTGGGCGGTATCCGCACGCTGGGCCAGCCGAAGATCGACGCGCGCTCCCTGCTGAACCTCGCCGGGACCGCCGGGCGCATGGGGCAGGTGCTGCTGGAACCCGACACCGTCAAGGGCTGGGACGGCGGCCGCGAATGGATCAACGACACCACCCTGCTGCTGCGCATGCAGGTCGCCGCCGCGCTGACCATGGGCTCCAAGGCCCCCAACCTCGACACCCCGCCCAGCCTGCTGGCCCTGACCGGTCAGGAACGCCCGGCGGGCGCGGTGCTCCTGAGCAGCCTGAAGGGCCGCCAGCGCACGTACCTGAGCCTGATCAGCCCAGAATTCCAGCTCGCCTGACCCGCCCTGCCCCCCCCGGAGGACTGCCCCGTGACCAACCGACGTGATTTCCTGAAACTGTCCGCCCTGGCGGTCGCCGCCACGAGCGGCATGCCCGGCTTCCTGGCCCGCGCCGCCACCCAGGCCGGCGGCACGAAGACCCTGGTGGTCGTGCAGCTGACCGGCGGGAACGACGGCCTGAACACCCTGATTCCCTACAGCAACGGCGCGTACTACGCCGCGCGGCCCACCATCGCCATCCCGAAAAAGGACGTGCTGACCGTCACGCCCGACCTGGGCATGCACCCCGCGCTGCGACCTCTGATGAAACTCTGGGACGAGGGGCACCTCGCCTGGATGGAGAACGTCGGGTACCCCAACCCGAACCGCAGTCACTTCGCCAGCATGGCCATCTGGCACACCGCCGACCCCAGTCAGGCGCAGGGGGACGGCTGGATCGGGCGGATCGCGGAGAAGATCGGCGACCCGTTCTGCGCCAGCAACCTGGGGGCCGCCACGCCGCAGGCGCTGCAGGCCAGCGAGTTCAGCCTGCCCAGCATCGACTCGGTGGACAACTTCCAGCTGAAGCTCCCGGCAGGAATGAACACGCCGTTCGAGTCCCTGCTGAACTCCCCGCGCAGCGGCGAGGCCGCGTACCTGACCCGCGCCACCCGCCAGATGCTGAAGAACACGGCCCGCGTGCAGGAGAACGTCAGGAAGTACAAGGCGGGCGCCACGTACCCCGACACGAAGTTCGCCGCGCAGCTGCGCGACGCCGCGCGCCTGATCGCCGCCGGGGTGGGGCAGCGCGTCATCTACGTGTCGCTGGGCGGCTTCGACACGCACGCCGGGCAGCGCGCCGAGCAGGACGGCCTGCTGGGCACCCTCGCGGGGGGCCTGAGTGCCTTCCAGGCCGACCTGGAACGCCAGGGCCTCGCCAGGGACGTCATCGTGATGGGTTTCTCCGAGTTCGGGCGGCGCGTCGCGGAGAACGGCAGCGCCGGCACCGACCACGGCAAGGGCAGCGTCATGTTCGCGTTCGGGCAGGGCGTGAAGGGCGGCGTGCACGGCAGCAGCCCCGACCTCGAAGACCTCTCCGAAGGGGACATCAAGTACAGGCAGGACTTCCGGGGCGTGTACGCCGAGGCGCTGACCCGCTGGCTGAACCTGGACGCGCGCGGCATCCTGGGCGGCACCTTCACCGGACCGCGCTGGATCGCGTGAACGCCCGCGCACGCGGCGCCCACGTGCACAGGGCCAGTGTGAGGGTGGTCGGGCTGACGCTGGGGGCACTCGTGCTGCTCTCGCCGCTGCTCAGCCCCGCCGGGGCGCTGCCCCGCTACCGCATCCAGGCCGCGCCGCAACTGCACCTGACCGAAGGGAACGAGCTGTGGGAGCTGGACCGCCGCGTCATGCCCTGCACGTACTGCCACGTGAACGCAGACGGCGGCGCGTCCTGGAACCCGTTCGGGCAGGCCATCCAGGCCACCTTCGCGCGCGAGGCGAAAGAGGGGCGGCACCTGACCTTCCCGCAGGCGCTCTACACCCTCCTGCAGGCCGATACCGACGCGGACGGCGACGGCTACCCGGATGCGCTGGAGGTCTACGCGAAGACCCTGCCCGGCGACCCGGCCAGCCACCCCGCCACCCCGCTGGATGAGCTGCGCGCGGCGTTCGCGGCAGCCGGAGGCGCCGAGCAGTACGCCCCGCCGAAGAAGAAGGCAGGAAAATAAAAAATCCGCCTCTCGGGCGGTGATGTCCAAAACTATAGCGTGGTATGCAGGGGCGGTCAAGCCTATGCGCCGGGTGGTCGTGGATTCTCAGGCATGACGCGTTGGTGATGTGCAGAGGCGCCCCCGCTGGACTGGGGGCGCCTCTGACCTCTGCTGGGGGGGGGTCAGCGTTTGACGTCGTACACGCTGACGCTGCCGGGCTGGCCGACCTGTCCGGCGCCGACCATCAGTTGCGTGCCGGTGTCGGACCACGTCAGGAGGTTCGTGCGGAGGCTGAACTGCCCGGCGCGGGCCAGCAGGGTGCCGCTGGCGGTGTCGAAGACGTGCAGGGCGTTCTTCGCGTCGTTCGTCAGGACGGCCAGGAGTTTCCCGTCGGGGCTGAAGCGCAGGGCGCGCACGTCCGCGGTGAATTTCAGGGTCTTGAAGGCGGTGGTCGCGCCGGGTTTGACGAGGGCCACGAACGGCGCGTCGTCCACCGAGTACGCCACGGCGAGCGTCCCGCCGCGACTCTGCTGGAGTTCGTCGCTGGACGCGTCGGCGGGCAGTTTCACGGCGGCCTGGGTCTTGCCGGTCTTCACGTCCAGGCGCAGGGGGTTGCCCTCGTGCGGGATGACGAGCACGGCCTTGCCGTCGGTGGTGGGGAGCGCGTCGTGGATGTCCTCGACTTTCAGTTGCGCCGCCGTGAACTGCGCGACGATCTTGCCGGTCTGCCCGTCCAGCAGCGCCAGGCCCTCGTAGCCGCTCAGGGCGGCGTAGCGTCCGTCGGGGGAGGTGTGCAGCGTCTCGAAGTCCACCTTGCTGCTCAGCGCGGGGAGTTTCACGATCTTCCCGGCGCGGTACACGTTCACGGCGCCGCTGCCGTTCAGGGTCCACACCTGTCCGCCCTGCGTCTCGGCGGCGTACAGGCGGTCGCGGTTGCCGACGTTCAGGCCCTTGCCGGTCTTCAGGTTGATGAACTCGCCCAGGCCCGCGTGGGGCACGCCGCCGATGAACGCGCCGGTCCAGGTGTTGCCGCTGGGCAGTTTCACCTGCGGGCGGGCCGGGGCGTCCAGCGCGTCCAGGGTCAGGCGGCCCACGCTGCCGCCCAGGCTGAGCACCTGCCCGCCTGGGCCGCCGATCAGCGTGTCGAAGGTGTCGAGTTCCAGCGCGTCGCCGACGGCCTCGCCGGTCTGGGCGTCGAACAGTTGCCCCTCGCCGTACTCGGCGTACAGGAACTGCGCGTCGTTCAGGAACACCACGCTGCCCTCCAGGCTGAGGTCCTCACCGCCCTCGACCTCGGTGGGTTCGGCGCCGCCGCGCAGG is a window of Deinococcus grandis DNA encoding:
- a CDS encoding DUF1501 domain-containing protein, with translation MTNRRDFLKLSALAVAATSGMPGFLARAATQAGGTKTLVVVQLTGGNDGLNTLIPYSNGAYYAARPTIAIPKKDVLTVTPDLGMHPALRPLMKLWDEGHLAWMENVGYPNPNRSHFASMAIWHTADPSQAQGDGWIGRIAEKIGDPFCASNLGAATPQALQASEFSLPSIDSVDNFQLKLPAGMNTPFESLLNSPRSGEAAYLTRATRQMLKNTARVQENVRKYKAGATYPDTKFAAQLRDAARLIAAGVGQRVIYVSLGGFDTHAGQRAEQDGLLGTLAGGLSAFQADLERQGLARDVIVMGFSEFGRRVAENGSAGTDHGKGSVMFAFGQGVKGGVHGSSPDLEDLSEGDIKYRQDFRGVYAEALTRWLNLDARGILGGTFTGPRWIA
- a CDS encoding WD40 repeat domain-containing protein, giving the protein MRTLLLSVALTLGSASALTLSRPAVYTVPGADSHLAAFLPGGQVAVDADNAVMILDQNLKTVRAWYGLQGAVQALSASPDGTRVAALGRDRWVVWDARTGQEVRSGTPEYDTTLAFAADGSLLMLNDGTLTRMDLQSGQTTDLLGDGEAYDVRVSADGTLAAVIYEDRVDLVALADAQAVASSAISDEWDGLEATFSPDAQAAVIRTGSETLILRGGAEPTEVEGGEDLSLEGSVVFLNDAQFLYAEYGEGQLFDAQTGEAVGDALELDTFDTLIGGPGGQVLSLGGSVGRLTLDALDAPARPQVKLPSGNTWTGAFIGGVPHAGLGEFINLKTGKGLNVGNRDRLYAAETQGGQVWTLNGSGAVNVYRAGKIVKLPALSSKVDFETLHTSPDGRYAALSGYEGLALLDGQTGKIVAQFTAAQLKVEDIHDALPTTDGKAVLVIPHEGNPLRLDVKTGKTQAAVKLPADASSDELQQSRGGTLAVAYSVDDAPFVALVKPGATTAFKTLKFTADVRALRFSPDGKLLAVLTNDAKNALHVFDTASGTLLARAGQFSLRTNLLTWSDTGTQLMVGAGQVGQPGSVSVYDVKR